A segment of the Actinomycetota bacterium genome:
TGGTATGTCCAATCCCCAAGCCTCCATGGGGAGCATTTTTCATCACAATCTTAATTAATTCATCGAGATGACCTTGTTTCCGGATTATCTTGACTTCGCTGTCGTTATCCAAAACCGCAATTCCCGCGGAGTCGTAGCCTCTGTATTCCAACCTCTTTAAACCATCCAACAAGATGGGAGTGGAATCTTTCTCCCCGATATATCCTATGATTCCGCACATCATAAACCTCCACTTTATTCCAGTTGATGGTCCATGGTCGCAATAAATTAAAAATAAATTTTTCATTTGCTGAAATATCGAATATCAGCTATCGACCATCGACTGCTCCTTATGAGAGTTCTTTCTCTATTACAGCCGCGATTTCATGGGCGATGGAGTTTGCTTCCCCCTCATCTTCGCTCTCCACCATGACCCTTACCATGGGTTCAGTGCCCGAAGCACGGACCAAAACCCTCCCTCTACCCTTAAAACTCCCTTCGGCGGCTTTGATCGCCCTCTTGATCCGTTCCGACTTGTTCAACTTTTCCTTGTGAACTGCATGGACATTTAGAAGCACCTGAGGGAATCGGGTCATTACCTTCTTCAGTTCGGAAAGCCTCTTGCCCGTATCCCTAATCACAGCCATGAGTTGTAAAGCGGTGACGATGCCATCGCCAGTTGTGTTAAGGTCTAAGAATATTACGTGTCCCGATTGTTCACCGCCTAAAGATATCTTCTTTGCGAGCATCTCCTCCAAAACATAGCGATCTCCAACCTTGGTTTTGATCACCTTGATCCCATGCCTCTCCATGGTAAGATCAAAACCCATATTTGTCATAATGGTGGTAACAACGGCATTATTCGGCAACTCACCGAGCTTTTTGAGGTGAATGGCGCAGATGGCCATGATGAAATCACCGTCAATTATCTCCCCCGTTTCGTCTACCGCGATTACCCTATCCCCATCGCCATCGTGGGCCAATCCCAAATCCACACTATGGGATCTCACGATTTCTTGAACATACTGAGGATAGGTGGAACCACAATTTAAATTGATGTTGAGTCCATTCGGACTCGCACCGAAGGTCAAAACTCTCGCCCCAAGCTCACGCAGGATCAGGGGGGAAGTTTGATGAGTGGACCCATTTGCACAGTCCAAGGCGACCTTAAACCCCTCCAATGCACCTGGAATCGTGTTTACGGCGTAATTCACATAATGCTCGATCGCGTCATCAATTTGAGAGATCGTTCCAACCCCAGCCGCCTTTTGTCTCGATTTCGAACCAGATTTCATTAGGGCTTCGATCTGGTCCTCCATCTCGTCAGAAAGCTTTAACCCATCTGCATCAAAAAATTTTATCCCATTGTATTCCACGGGATTATGAGAGGCGGAAATGACTACACCAGCGTTTGCTCCAAGAAATCTAGTCAGGAAGGCGATGGCAGGAGTGGGTATCACCCCAACTTTCATCGCATTGGCTCCGCTACAGCAAATTCCAGAGATAAGTGCACTCTCAAGAAGATCGCAAGAGATGCGCGTATCCTTCCCTATCACAATTTTCCCTTTTTCTCCCTTTGGAGTCAGAAAGGACGCTCCCGCCTCCCCCAATTTAAAAGCTAACTCAGGAGAGAGATCTTCATTAGCTATGCCCCGGACCCCATCGGTACCAAAAAGTCTGCCCAAAGGAACCTCCTTTAAATTCAAAAAAGAGGATTTTTGATAAAACTTTAAAAGCACCTCCAAGTACCGCCAATAAAATGGGAAGGCAGCCTCTGGGACTGCCATTTTGAGGTTTATCGCTTGGAGAATTGGGGAGCTTTACGAGCCTTTTTTAAACCGTATTTCCTCCGCTCTTTCATGCGCGGATCTCTGGTTAGAAATCCAGCTTTTTTGAGTTCATCTCTTAAGCCTTCATCAAATTCAACCAAAGCGCGGGAAATGCCGTGGCGCAGGGCTCCGGCCTGACCGGATATCCCTCCCCCTTCAAGCTTGGCTACGATATTGAACTTACTCAAGGTTCCCGTTAACTTCAATGGCTGCCTGACGGAAGTGCATAGAATCTTATTTCCAAAATATTCTTCAAGACCCTTGCCGCCGATATCAAATTCCCCCCTGCCGGGAACCAACTGCACCCGAGCTACGGATTCCTTTCTCCTTCCCGTGCCGTAATATACAGCTTCACTTTTCTTTGCCTCAGTCTTACCTTTTTTAGCTGCCGCTTCACTCTTTTTAGCCATGGAAATTGTTCCTCCTCAAATCCATCTTGGATATCTCAACTTCCGCTCTTAAAGCGAGAGCCGGATGGGTTTCGGCTTCTGGGCGTGATGCGGATGATCGGGCCCCGGGTATACCTTCAATTTCTTAAACATCGCCCGACCCAGGCGATTGTGGGGGAGCATTCTCCTCACCGCTTCCTTGATTACAAATGTCGGCTTTTCCTTCAGCAAAGTGCCATAATCGGTTGCTTTAAGTCCCCCAATATACCCCGTATGATGGTAGTATATCTTTTTTTCAGACTTTTTCCCTGTAAGTTTCACCTTCTCGGCATTGATGACGATGACAAAATCTCCCGTATCAATATGGGGAGTAAAAATGGTCTTATGCTTGCCCCGCAGTAACTTGGCCACCTGACTTGCCAATCGACCAAGGGGAACATCCTTGGCATCAACGAGCCACCATTCTCTGGTTACCTCTGAGGGTTTTGTCATGTACGTCTTCATTGTTTTCACCCAAAAAAGGCATTTAATCCGCCGATTGTCTATTAATCCTTAGATTATGAGAATTTAAAATCGAAGCTTAAGGCATCAATTTCAAAAGCGACAATTATACTAACAATAAATTATAACCCATGTCAAGGAAGCTTAATCGTAGCAAATGTTGCTCAGGAAGAGACCTTTGGCGGGCACAGTTGGTCCAGCCCTGTCTCGATCTT
Coding sequences within it:
- the rpsI gene encoding 30S ribosomal protein S9, which translates into the protein MAKKSEAAAKKGKTEAKKSEAVYYGTGRRKESVARVQLVPGRGEFDIGGKGLEEYFGNKILCTSVRQPLKLTGTLSKFNIVAKLEGGGISGQAGALRHGISRALVEFDEGLRDELKKAGFLTRDPRMKERRKYGLKKARKAPQFSKR
- the glmM gene encoding phosphoglucosamine mutase, whose protein sequence is MGRLFGTDGVRGIANEDLSPELAFKLGEAGASFLTPKGEKGKIVIGKDTRISCDLLESALISGICCSGANAMKVGVIPTPAIAFLTRFLGANAGVVISASHNPVEYNGIKFFDADGLKLSDEMEDQIEALMKSGSKSRQKAAGVGTISQIDDAIEHYVNYAVNTIPGALEGFKVALDCANGSTHQTSPLILRELGARVLTFGASPNGLNINLNCGSTYPQYVQEIVRSHSVDLGLAHDGDGDRVIAVDETGEIIDGDFIMAICAIHLKKLGELPNNAVVTTIMTNMGFDLTMERHGIKVIKTKVGDRYVLEEMLAKKISLGGEQSGHVIFLDLNTTGDGIVTALQLMAVIRDTGKRLSELKKVMTRFPQVLLNVHAVHKEKLNKSERIKRAIKAAEGSFKGRGRVLVRASGTEPMVRVMVESEDEGEANSIAHEIAAVIEKELS
- the rplM gene encoding 50S ribosomal protein L13, coding for MKTYMTKPSEVTREWWLVDAKDVPLGRLASQVAKLLRGKHKTIFTPHIDTGDFVIVINAEKVKLTGKKSEKKIYYHHTGYIGGLKATDYGTLLKEKPTFVIKEAVRRMLPHNRLGRAMFKKLKVYPGPDHPHHAQKPKPIRLSL